TTTTGAGAAACTGCACTGCTCATTTGAACAAAATATGAGTGGGTATTTTGATCATTCTAATTTGAGGTTGAAGAGGAGGCTGACAGACAGTTAGAGGTTGAAGATGACCGGAGATTAGAGGTTTCATGTCTCCTTCTTCTTGCAGCTATTGTGGCAAAACCTCATTCATCCGCGACGATGAATCTGGCACGTTGATATGTtcttcttgcggttgcattCAACAATTCGACCAATTTGAAGCTCAAATCGGCGGCATCGATGGGCCCCAGGGTACTTTCATCCATGTTGGCACCGCTGGTTCCGGCAGCGTATACTCTTATAGAGAGAAGAAACACTTTACCGCAAAAAGCACCATCGAGGAAGTAACCTACAGTCTAGGGTTATCTTCCAAGAACAGCGACGTCAGGAGCATGGTGTACACCATAACCGATGGTGAGTTTGGCGAGGGCGAGTGGTTCCGCGTGCTCATCGGCGCGTGTGCTTATGTTGTCATGCGGAGGGAGGACCGACCCTTGCCCATGGCGGAGGTTGCCTCCACGGTGGGATGCGATGTCTATGAAATCGGTAAGATGATTCAGCGTGTTGTTGATTTTTTGGATCTGAGACCTGATTTTCCGGAGTTTGACATTGTGCATTCGTTGGAAAGAACAATTAAAAATTCGAGTGTTTTTTCCTCTATTGAGAGCGGTGTGATTGAGAAGATGCGGAAACAGGGGGTGTTTTTGATTCAATGTACGGTGAAGTGGTTTTTGAGCACCGGCCGCCGGCCCCTTCCGCTGGTGGTGGCGGTTTTGGTGTTTGTGTCGGAGTTGAACGGGGTCGAGGTGGTGATGGAGGAATTGGCTAAGGAAGTTCATGCTACGGTTTCAACTTTTAGGCTTAGATATAAGGAATTGCTTGAGACGCTCGTGAAGGCTGCGCAGGTGTTGCCTTGGGGTAAGGATGTTACtgttaaaaacattattaagaATGCGCCTTTGGTGATTCGGTATATGGAGAGGAAGGTTCTGTTGAATCCTGGGAAGACTCAGAAGAAGAGGAAGGGTCTTGATCGAGCCGTGGTGGACTTGGAGGATGTGGTTGCTGAATGCTTGAGACATGACAATGAATTTGAATACGGCGTTGATGGTGTGACTTCGCGTAAGGATTTACAGTATTTTTTGTTGGAGAGTAAAATTGTTGGGGATGCTGACAGGATGCAGATTTCCACTGAATGCTTGTCTCTGATGTATAAGAAGTTTTTAGATCAAAATCGTTGTGCTGAGCTATTGCGAGGGAGTGGGAATTCTCGGAAAAggattatttttcaatttgatattCTGGAGTGTAGGGAGTGGTGGGATGGAAAATCTGAATTGAGCAAGAAGCTTATGCTTAAAGAACTAATGGAGAAGGATATTGGTGTGGATACAATGCCGCCATCGTTTGTCAATGGTCAATTGAAATGTAAAATGAGGAAGGAGAAAATCAATGCTGCTAAGTTGCGCATAAAAGGAATTATGCATCCAGTAGATGCTAATCTAGGTGATGTTTCTGTCCCTTTGGATAGCTCTTGTCCTGTGAGAAGGAGGAAGAGAAAAGGAATGGTAGTGGACGATATTGACTGGGAAGACCTTATTATTGAGACCCTTGTTCTTCATCAAgtaaaagatgaagaaattGAGAAGGGGCATTACAATACCTTACTGGATCTACATGTGTTCAACTCTGGCATTGTATGAGAGGTTTCAGATATAGAGGCATTCTGTGAGAAATTTCAGATATATTGCTGTCgtaattattagttaacattttgtCCAAGACAACCATCTAGAGCATATTTTTTGCTGCTGCAAGTTTTGTACGAACATCtttttttagatgaatgacGATGACAATTTTGTTTGTTACTTTTCAACAATTCAGGGACCTTAATGTACATACATGATATCAGGATACAATGATGATTCTATATACATCTTATTTTGGTTCTGCTTTTACTATATTGCTGTTCAAATTTTAGTTACAGCTTGTTTTTGGCGATGATAAGGCTCGCCGCTATCGAAGGTTTTGCCACACTCTTTTGTCGCTGTGCTGTTGAAGCCTCTACCACCATCATTGAAGATTCTGAAAACATTTCTCCTCTAGCGACTAGCAAAGGCATATCACTCTAGAACCCAAAGGTAAGAATGTTTTTCCCTTTCCCTTTCAAAAgggataaataaaattgaaaagtgatGCACATGAGGAGTATTCATCTGGGATGAATGGggtaacaattaatttttttttggattttgtgGGAGTTTCAATTGTTTAAgaagatttgatttgatttgttgtttttggATAAGTGTAGATTCTCTAACCTAGAGTTCTAGATTGATTGATAAAAAGAGAGAGAGGTTGATGACAGATACGTAAGAACTTTGACATGAAAGTGATCTATAAGATATAAAAACTTTTCTGAGCCCACAACAACCTATTTAAGACTTTCAGAAATTATTGGGGATTCAAAGTAATTTTACTTCGTTATATTTATGGCGTTCATGCAAATTAAAAAGGGAAGGATGAGGATCTTTTACAGTCATAACTCATGCAAACAGCTATTATGTTCAAAAGTTTCTATAACTGATCAAAAGTTGTATAATTATGGCCAttagtttatctttttattgGATGATAATTCTGCTTCTTGCTCTTGTACTCATTTTTCACACAACATTGTAGAAGTGTCACTTGGTAAATTTGTTGATGAAAAGAAAACGCAACTATTCAAGGATAAAGGTTTTCCTATTGAAGGTTGTGTTGTTGCTGGTCGTACAGCCAAAGGTGTGACAGGCCTTCAACAAGTCTGTTCTTTCTGTAAGTAAATTCCCTGTTATTAGCCATTCTTTTCCCATGTCCAAGACTTTGTAAACATTAACTGTCACACACTCTCATTTCAGTATGCAAGAACTAAGAAGATAAATCTGAAAGGTATTGAACGATTAATTGCCCAATTTTTAATGAGTAAGACAATGATATATGAACTTGGTTCAATCATGCTTTTATGGTACAATACTTTAATATTggtgattttgaatttgaagtttGCTCACCCTGCTTTTGTGTCCGTGCTGCTGAGGTTAATTGGGATGACCTTTGATTTAGTTTAGTTACCACAAATTACATGTCATGAAATGTGCAAAAGGAGATAAGTTTTCAGAAGCATCGCTGCTTCCTTATGGTAAAACATTGAGATCAACCCTTCTCTCACtcactattttataattatagattttttctacatttttaaaaatagtacttcagatttagttattttagatgatagtttttttttttttttttgtaagttaggtttaaatgaacttttttcaatgaaaaatgaaataaatattgaaatcaattatgataaatatttaggttgaaaatctttatttaataaaaaaataatattttaaatgaaattgtacAATAAAGTCATTCATGAGATTTTTTCTCACATTGATTTCCTAAATTGTGTTTAAGCTTTTCATTATCATTCTTATTTGGCAATTATCTGATTTGTTGTGGTAAATGATTggatattattttctttttttatgctgttatca
Above is a genomic segment from Vigna radiata var. radiata cultivar VC1973A chromosome 10, Vradiata_ver6, whole genome shotgun sequence containing:
- the LOC106774534 gene encoding plant-specific TFIIB-related protein PTF2-like; the protein is MSPSSCSYCGKTSFIRDDESGTLICSSCGCIQQFDQFEAQIGGIDGPQGTFIHVGTAGSGSVYSYREKKHFTAKSTIEEVTYSLGLSSKNSDVRSMVYTITDGEFGEGEWFRVLIGACAYVVMRREDRPLPMAEVASTVGCDVYEIGKMIQRVVDFLDLRPDFPEFDIVHSLERTIKNSSVFSSIESGVIEKMRKQGVFLIQCTVKWFLSTGRRPLPLVVAVLVFVSELNGVEVVMEELAKEVHATVSTFRLRYKELLETLVKAAQVLPWGKDVTVKNIIKNAPLVIRYMERKVLLNPGKTQKKRKGLDRAVVDLEDVVAECLRHDNEFEYGVDGVTSRKDLQYFLLESKIVGDADRMQISTECLSLMYKKFLDQNRCAELLRGSGNSRKRIIFQFDILECREWWDGKSELSKKLMLKELMEKDIGVDTMPPSFVNGQLKCKMRKEKINAAKLRIKGIMHPVDANLGDVSVPLDSSCPVRRRKRKGMVVDDIDWEDLIIETLVLHQVKDEEIEKGHYNTLLDLHVFNSGIV